One Bradysia coprophila strain Holo2 chromosome X unlocalized genomic scaffold, BU_Bcop_v1 contig_39, whole genome shotgun sequence genomic window carries:
- the LOC119069854 gene encoding uncharacterized protein LOC119069854, with translation MYLKNVLVLCGLSSMLAVSSGLMLECNYSRKVQDDIGLVYTCEARVVPVGDQRYVFSISENSVHLEGYGNDDVEALEYNAPIGFTPRNVSSFFPNLLLIKANGIQSDSLTREDLTGFAQLRSLRFSDNNLREIGNDLFIENPLLTLIFLDNNQIRHVANNVFDHLTLLRTLYMFNNDCTNEFVYNEPDKVPDVLFQILLECPPTFEMIEERIVNGDQLGLAVQSRIDSATATLHEKLEAVVEQLSLLEERIELLETNSTIPVSN, from the exons AT GTATTTGAAAAACGTGTTAGTCCTTTGCGGTTTATCCTCAATGTTGGCAGTGTCCAGTGGTCTAATGTTGGAATGCAACTACAGCAGGAAAGTCCAAGACGATATAGGTTTAGTGTACACATGTGAAGCGAGAGTCGTTCCAGTTGGGGATCAACGATACGTGTTTAGcatatctgaaaattcagtACATTTGGAAGGCTATGGTAACGACGATGTCGAAGCACTTGAGTATAATGCACCCATTGGCTTCACACCACGCAATGTGAGCTCATTTTTTCCGAATCTTCTATTAATTAAGGCAAATGGAATTCAGTCGGACAGTCTTACACGTGAGGACTTAACGGGATTCGCTCAATTACGTTCGTTAAGATTTTCTGACAACAACTTAAGAGAGATCGGCAACGATTTATTCATCGAGAATCCATTATTGACTCTGATTTTCTTAGACAACAATCAGATACGACATGTCGCTAACAATGTATTCGATCACTTAACTTTACTTCGTACCTTATATATGTTCAATAACGATTGCACCAACGAATTCGTCTACAATGAACCAGATAAGGTTCCAGATGtattgttccaaattttacttgaatgTCCACCAACATTTGAAATGATTGAGGAACGAATTGTGAATGGTGATCAACTGGGACTTGCGGTTCAGTCTCGAATCGACAGTGCGACCGCTACGTTACATGAGAAACTGGAAGCCGTAGTCGAACAACTTAGCTTATTAGAGGAGAGAATAGAATTACTGGAAACAAATAGTACAATACCGGTTAGCAATTAA